A window of Paenibacillus sp. 19GGS1-52 contains these coding sequences:
- the helD gene encoding RNA polymerase recycling motor HelD, translated as MENNDSEWKAEQERVTGITKLLTSHIRGLSEELGLHRTDVVDMRKDFWEEVTVNFSSPDDLGETSTSLRQQSQILNERERHHLQSSKALKKYKKLVVSPYFGRIDFSEGSAGEQEQIYLGIGSLMKDNGTFLIYDWRAPISSLYYDGAPGPTAYDTPSGPVSGTMNLKRQFVIDDGKIEVMFDTGVTIGDELLQQVLSHSADDRMKSIVATIQKEQNAIIRNDKSRMLVVQGAAGSGKTSAALQRVAYLLYKYREVLQADQMLLFSPNPLFNSYVSTVLPELGEENMQQTTFQMYLEVRLGQEFQLEDVFNQTESLLNAPDGPEAAIRRQGIAYKSSVAFLDVIRRYVNLLEHEGMLFKSLMFLGRAIVGKEEMARKFYSYDPTIKLANRIELMTGWLLKKIADFSVEERNSEWVENQIELLDSSEYQRAYNLMRRKQRGKEEGFDDYETEKDLLARHLVSQRLKPLRVWIKRGRFVDVKGLYSTLFTDRELMESLNVGHSLPAVWDDICSQTLEAIAVGELCYEDATPFLYMKELSQGFRTNTLIRHVIVDEVQDYSPFQLEFMRRLFPRAKMTVLGDLNQAIYAQGEVLGDLASLVSVYGEENTEVISLSRSYRSTYEIVEFTRSMIPGGEKIVPFNRRGEEPLLSVVASKSELLASVEKDIQELHSQGYHYVAVICKTAQESAEVHEELLSRIPVRLVTKETPNFQKGTLVLPAYLAKGVEFDAVIIYDGSAERYNRESERKLFYTACTRAMHLLHIYCLGEPNRFLTSASTQSLIAESAQS; from the coding sequence GTGGAGAATAATGATAGCGAATGGAAAGCTGAGCAGGAGCGGGTAACTGGCATAACGAAGCTATTGACCTCCCATATTCGGGGTTTATCAGAGGAACTTGGCCTTCATCGCACCGATGTAGTAGATATGCGAAAAGATTTCTGGGAAGAGGTAACGGTAAACTTCAGCAGCCCGGATGATCTAGGAGAGACATCGACAAGTCTGCGGCAGCAGTCGCAAATCCTGAATGAACGAGAGCGTCATCATCTGCAGTCCAGTAAAGCTCTGAAAAAATATAAGAAGCTGGTCGTATCTCCCTACTTTGGGCGAATTGATTTTTCGGAAGGCTCTGCTGGAGAGCAAGAGCAAATTTATCTTGGGATTGGCTCATTGATGAAGGATAACGGCACCTTTCTAATCTATGACTGGCGGGCACCCATATCAAGCCTATACTATGACGGAGCACCTGGGCCAACGGCTTATGATACTCCGAGTGGTCCTGTATCTGGCACGATGAATCTTAAACGGCAATTTGTTATTGACGACGGCAAGATTGAAGTTATGTTCGATACAGGGGTTACGATTGGCGATGAATTGCTGCAGCAGGTATTAAGCCATAGTGCAGATGACCGGATGAAAAGTATTGTCGCTACTATTCAGAAGGAACAAAATGCGATTATCCGCAATGATAAAAGCCGGATGCTGGTAGTTCAGGGGGCTGCAGGCAGCGGCAAGACATCCGCAGCGTTACAGCGTGTTGCCTACCTGCTGTACAAATACCGTGAAGTGCTGCAGGCCGACCAGATGCTGCTCTTCTCACCCAATCCCTTGTTTAACAGCTATGTCTCCACGGTTCTGCCAGAGCTAGGTGAAGAGAATATGCAGCAGACAACGTTCCAAATGTATCTGGAGGTTCGTCTTGGACAGGAATTTCAACTGGAGGATGTCTTTAACCAGACCGAAAGCCTGCTGAATGCACCAGATGGTCCTGAGGCTGCAATACGACGCCAGGGTATTGCTTACAAGTCATCTGTAGCCTTTCTGGACGTTATCCGCCGTTATGTGAATCTGTTGGAGCATGAGGGCATGTTATTCAAGTCGCTTATGTTTCTGGGAAGAGCAATTGTTGGCAAAGAGGAGATGGCACGGAAATTTTACTCCTACGACCCCACGATCAAGCTGGCGAACCGGATTGAGCTGATGACAGGCTGGCTGCTCAAGAAAATTGCGGACTTCAGTGTGGAGGAGCGTAATTCAGAGTGGGTAGAGAATCAGATTGAGCTGCTGGATTCCAGCGAGTACCAACGTGCATATAACTTGATGCGCCGTAAGCAGCGGGGCAAAGAAGAAGGCTTCGATGATTATGAGACTGAGAAAGACTTACTGGCCCGCCACCTGGTTAGCCAACGCCTGAAACCGTTGCGAGTATGGATTAAACGAGGACGTTTCGTCGATGTTAAAGGACTTTACAGCACTCTTTTTACTGATCGTGAGCTTATGGAGTCCCTGAACGTTGGGCATTCTCTACCAGCAGTCTGGGACGATATTTGTAGTCAAACGTTGGAAGCTATTGCAGTAGGAGAACTCTGTTATGAAGATGCGACGCCCTTCCTATATATGAAGGAACTAAGCCAGGGCTTTCGTACCAATACATTGATCAGACATGTCATTGTCGATGAAGTGCAGGATTATTCTCCTTTTCAGCTGGAATTCATGCGTCGACTGTTCCCACGTGCAAAAATGACCGTACTAGGTGATCTTAATCAGGCCATTTATGCCCAAGGGGAGGTATTAGGAGATTTAGCTAGCTTGGTTAGTGTGTATGGTGAAGAGAATACTGAGGTCATCTCGCTGTCCCGCAGCTATCGTTCAACCTATGAAATTGTGGAGTTTACGCGCTCCATGATCCCCGGAGGGGAGAAGATCGTACCTTTTAACCGCCGTGGAGAAGAACCGCTTCTGAGCGTGGTGGCCAGTAAATCGGAGCTGCTTGCTTCTGTTGAAAAAGATATTCAGGAGCTGCACTCCCAAGGCTATCATTATGTAGCCGTCATCTGCAAAACCGCGCAAGAAAGCGCAGAAGTACATGAGGAGCTGCTAAGTCGAATACCTGTTAGGCTGGTTACCAAGGAAACCCCTAACTTCCAGAAGGGAACACTTGTGCTTCCCGCATATTTGGCCAAAGGTGTAGAGTTCGATGCAGTTATTATCTATGATGGATCAGCAGAACGATACAATCGGGAGAGCGAACGGAAGCTGTTCTATACCGCCTGCACACGGGCTATGCATTTGCTGCATATTTATTGCCTGGGTGAGCCGAACCGTTTTTTAACTTCCGCTAGTACGCAATCCTTGATTGCCGAATCAGCGCAGAGCTGA
- a CDS encoding aromatic acid exporter family protein, with amino-acid sequence MAFGARIFKTGMAVTLALYLSALLQFSSPVGAAIAAIFAMQPSIYRSWKYFLEQIETSTMGAILALLGGMLLSNEPIAIGLICILVIMISMKMNRADTIGLTLVTVISVMEASGQWQFAMTRFLLTLTGIVSAFLINIIVLPPKPRKQYIQQIENVFASLSLLLRTAVSHEMKESVFRDEKNGLESAIKSLADKYSLFEEEQKQLRRAKYSHTRQMVVYKNLLFSLQKGFDVLEAVDRHYFQAERSEATDQLFDRHLEQLIKYHEHILLKFEDKLKPNSADTVLLGDDNDSFLEAAIRGYNAEKSGQLRLSVVAAAVYDYGYQLERLDKVAEQMNRLLTEDKDTHNVPEKI; translated from the coding sequence TTGGCTTTTGGAGCTCGTATATTCAAAACGGGAATGGCAGTAACCCTTGCCCTATACTTATCCGCGTTGCTGCAATTCTCTTCACCTGTAGGCGCGGCAATCGCTGCTATTTTTGCCATGCAGCCCTCCATATATCGATCTTGGAAATATTTTCTGGAACAAATTGAGACCAGTACGATGGGAGCGATTCTCGCGTTACTGGGAGGAATGCTCTTGTCGAATGAACCGATTGCAATCGGTTTGATCTGTATCTTGGTTATAATGATTAGTATGAAGATGAACCGGGCCGATACCATCGGCCTAACACTGGTTACTGTAATCTCTGTGATGGAAGCATCGGGTCAATGGCAGTTTGCTATGACTAGATTTTTACTTACACTTACCGGTATCGTTTCTGCTTTTCTAATTAATATTATTGTGCTGCCTCCGAAACCCCGTAAACAATATATCCAGCAAATTGAAAATGTCTTTGCCAGTCTTTCCCTGCTGCTGCGTACGGCAGTTTCGCATGAGATGAAGGAAAGTGTCTTCCGCGATGAGAAGAACGGACTTGAGAGCGCCATTAAATCGTTGGCGGACAAGTATAGTTTGTTCGAAGAGGAACAGAAGCAACTTAGGCGGGCCAAGTACAGTCATACCAGACAAATGGTGGTATATAAGAATTTGTTGTTCTCATTGCAGAAAGGTTTTGATGTGCTTGAGGCTGTTGATCGCCATTATTTTCAGGCCGAGCGTTCGGAGGCTACAGATCAGCTGTTTGACCGTCATTTGGAGCAATTAATTAAATACCATGAGCATATCCTGCTCAAATTCGAAGACAAGTTGAAGCCTAATTCAGCTGATACGGTGCTATTGGGAGATGATAATGATAGTTTCTTAGAAGCAGCGATTCGCGGTTATAATGCTGAGAAATCGGGTCAATTGCGGCTGTCTGTTGTAGCTGCTGCGGTTTATGACTATGGATATCAGCTGGAACGTCTGGATAAGGTGGCAGAGCAAATGAATCGATTATTGACTGAGGATAAAGATACACATAACGTTCCGGAGAAAATATAA
- a CDS encoding phosphatase PAP2 family protein, which produces MLYFRYWSRGFVLFLGFTAGFAVIAALVALNKVAFFDEYIINVVQSAESPALTSLAKSLSLVGSSRQAIGISLLAMLLLFFLLKHRLELALFLCVGLGSQLLNTMMKLWFHRERPNLHRIIEEVGYSFPSGHSMAAFSLYGAIAYLVWRHLHREFARILLVLFTVLITGGIGWSRIYLGVHYPSDVIGGYAASGAWLMLCITIFEAYRVSQGHRGNKPVPSA; this is translated from the coding sequence ATGCTTTATTTTCGTTACTGGTCCAGAGGTTTTGTGCTTTTTTTAGGCTTTACGGCCGGATTCGCCGTGATTGCAGCGCTAGTCGCGCTGAACAAGGTGGCCTTTTTTGATGAATACATAATTAATGTAGTTCAATCCGCAGAGTCTCCTGCCCTTACTTCACTAGCCAAGAGCTTGTCCTTGGTCGGTTCATCCAGACAGGCGATCGGGATATCGCTGCTGGCTATGCTACTGCTCTTCTTTCTGCTGAAGCATCGGCTGGAGTTAGCTTTATTTCTGTGCGTGGGTTTAGGTTCACAGCTGCTAAACACAATGATGAAGCTATGGTTTCATAGAGAACGACCGAATCTGCACCGGATCATCGAAGAGGTCGGATATAGTTTCCCTAGCGGACATTCGATGGCTGCTTTTTCCCTTTATGGTGCAATTGCTTATTTAGTATGGCGCCATTTACATCGGGAATTTGCCCGGATCTTGCTGGTACTGTTTACTGTGCTCATTACTGGGGGAATTGGCTGGAGCCGTATTTATTTAGGGGTACACTATCCAAGTGATGTAATCGGTGGATATGCGGCAAGTGGAGCCTGGCTGATGCTGTGCATTACAATATTCGAAGCTTACCGGGTCTCGCAGGGGCATAGAGGAAATAAGCCTGTACCTTCTGCATAA
- the hfq gene encoding RNA chaperone Hfq, which translates to MESLKLQERLLNQFISTKVPVTIFTTNGVKMQGLVTSYDAFTITLIGQGDGRQNVLFKSAVSTIVPLKPVSLK; encoded by the coding sequence GTGGAAAGTCTAAAATTGCAGGAACGTTTGTTGAACCAGTTCATCTCAACAAAGGTACCCGTGACGATTTTTACAACTAACGGGGTCAAAATGCAGGGTCTGGTTACCTCTTATGACGCTTTTACCATCACGTTAATTGGTCAAGGTGACGGCAGACAAAATGTGCTCTTCAAATCGGCGGTATCCACTATTGTACCGTTAAAGCCAGTCTCGCTCAAATAA
- a CDS encoding lactonase family protein, whose product MKERSKLLLFTGSYASATESGVQVFEFDGKAGGTLTLLNSVQGITNPTFINVDSVNMRLYAIGETTNGEGGKQGEVVSFAIDPQTGELSELKRIPTMLAEGKLQTTTCHISRDLENQYVVVSSYHGGKIGLVSLDEQGNPLSLTDVAIHTGHGSDPERQDRPHPHSAVFSPDGRYLFVSDLGLDLIRSYTINREQQTLEAHQDTILHPGAGPRHFVFHPDGKSAYVINEVDSTITSFTYDSAEGTLHTAVTVSTLPADYDCKEENTCAEIALSVDGRFLYGSNRGHDSIVVFAVDPDSAGLTFVEHISTRGGHPRHFTLTPNGGYLIVANRDANNLVVFSVDPVSGRLLYTENIAEVSKPVCVKIGVFPATH is encoded by the coding sequence GGGTACAAGTATTTGAATTCGATGGGAAAGCCGGAGGCACGCTAACGCTATTGAATTCCGTTCAAGGTATTACAAATCCCACCTTTATTAATGTAGATTCTGTTAATATGCGATTATATGCAATAGGAGAGACAACAAATGGAGAAGGGGGCAAGCAAGGAGAGGTTGTTTCTTTTGCCATAGATCCTCAGACCGGAGAATTAAGTGAACTGAAGCGTATCCCGACCATGCTTGCTGAAGGTAAACTCCAAACGACAACTTGCCATATTTCACGGGATTTAGAGAACCAATATGTAGTAGTAAGCAGTTATCATGGTGGGAAAATTGGTCTGGTGTCCTTAGATGAGCAGGGGAATCCTCTCTCTTTAACTGATGTAGCGATACATACTGGTCATGGCTCTGATCCGGAACGTCAGGATCGTCCACATCCGCATTCCGCTGTATTCAGTCCGGACGGTCGTTATTTGTTTGTCTCTGATCTTGGCCTTGATCTGATTCGGTCCTACACGATCAATAGAGAGCAACAGACCTTGGAAGCTCATCAAGATACAATACTTCATCCCGGAGCAGGTCCACGCCATTTTGTCTTTCATCCCGATGGGAAATCAGCCTATGTGATTAATGAGGTGGATTCTACAATTACATCGTTCACCTATGACAGTGCAGAAGGTACTCTGCACACGGCTGTAACTGTGTCTACCCTGCCGGCCGATTATGATTGTAAAGAAGAAAATACTTGTGCAGAAATAGCATTGTCAGTGGACGGACGTTTTTTGTATGGCTCCAACCGTGGGCATGACAGCATTGTTGTCTTTGCAGTGGATCCTGACTCCGCAGGGCTTACCTTTGTCGAACATATATCCACGCGTGGAGGCCACCCGCGTCATTTCACATTAACACCGAATGGTGGTTACCTGATCGTTGCTAATCGTGATGCAAACAATCTGGTGGTGTTCTCCGTAGATCCAGTGAGTGGCAGACTTTTATATACGGAAAATATAGCAGAAGTATCTAAGCCGGTATGTGTAAAGATCGGTGTATTTCCAGCTACGCATTAA